Proteins from one Drosophila gunungcola strain Sukarami chromosome 3R, Dgunungcola_SK_2, whole genome shotgun sequence genomic window:
- the LOC128266559 gene encoding uncharacterized protein LOC128266559 produces the protein MLRILLPLLALCVLANGQCRFTRQQVEQTTRIFMLRGQNRQLSLKRTASSAVGEVLQMFCTPQDIVASTCQSVQRRPAAFQPALPMTCRAPPAALTTPVQDRSCPAQMYRVGYNAGNNQFLELYRACFNTRAARAVFVEHRVYAKPFYAARPCVQFSADGVISPVDEASYTTRNIYSTFRRLFGNNQNYIANNRDVVINRGHLAASADFFFGDQMCATFKYANAVPQFKSINDGNWEAIERWVRNSVTGNAFVNVRTGARDVLSLTPSGPNPAGPGPKNVFLSGNKNPVPLWMYKIVRNANNQPTVAFLTLNNIFARQRPAAPNFCQPVNCPLNLVNTAQAGYSFCCNPATFRP, from the exons ATGTTGAGAATTCTGCTGCCGCTACTGGCACTTTGTGTCTtgg cCAATGGCCAATGCCGATTCACCAGACAACAGGTGGAGCAAACCACCCGCATTTTCATGCTGCGTGGCCAGAATCGCCAGCTCTCACTGAAGCGAACAGCCAGTTCGGCAGTTGGCGAGGTCCTGCAGATGTTTTGCACTCCCCAGGACATTGTGGCCTCAACCTGCCAGTCGGTACAGAGACGTCCGGCCGCCTTCCAGCCAGCGTTGCCCATGACCTGTCGAGCTCCTCCTGCCGCCTTGACCACGCCCGTTCAGGATCGCAGCTGTCCTGCCCAAATGTACCGAGTAGGCTACAACGCGGGCAACAACCAGTTCCTGGAGCTCTATCGCGCCTGCTTCAACACGAGAGCCGCGCGGGCGGTCTTCGTGGAGCATCGGGTGTACGCCAAGCCCTTCT ATGCCGCTCGGCCCTGCGTGCAATTCAGTGCCGATGGAGTGATCAGTCCGGTTGACGAAGCCAGTTATACAACTCGCAACATTTACTCTACCTTCCGCAGACTCTTTGGCAATAACCAGAACTacatagccaacaaccgggACGTGGTCATCAATCGTGGACATTTGGCCGCCTCGgcagattttttctttggcGATCAGATGTGCGCCACCTTCAAGTATGCGAACGCAGTGCCGCAATTCAAGTCGATCAACGATGGCAATTGGGAGGCAATCGAGCGGTGGGTGCGCAATTCGGTGACCGGAAACGCATTCGTGAATGTGCGGACAGGGGCCAGGGATGTCCTCTCACTGACCCCATCTGGACCCAATCCCGCGGGCCCCGGGCCCAAGAACGTCTTCCTCAGCGGCAACAAGAACCCAGTGCCCCTGTGGATGTACAAGATAGTGAGGAACGCGAACAACCAGCCCACCGTGGCCTTCCTCACCCTCAACAACATATTCGCCCGTCAACGTCCAGCGGCTCCCAATTTCTGCCAACCCGTTAACTGTCCACTTAACTTGGTCAACACAGCACAGGCCGGATATTCCTTCTGCTGCAATCCCGCTACTTTCAGACCCTAA